The following coding sequences lie in one Alicyclobacillus curvatus genomic window:
- a CDS encoding GNAT family N-acetyltransferase, producing MTQQDLDRGQPTKSCEATGKVVLGGARPWQMESLTMQDEPHVSQLVASVGWGLAPGRLGAMLQVGKAFGSFADGSLIASSCLFPYGRELAALGMVIVHPLWQRKGLGATVVKRCLETAGELGVKRIGLLATDAGYPLYRGLGFETIDRAHRYIGVPNPAAHDADRQRDMEILPFGEGDWMDVIRMDGEVTGVDRSETYRAFLKTVTTTSVARANDGRLLGYGAATEVGKMLVIGPLYATEMSIAMELVVHLTQSFQGRVRIDIPAGQSAWMRSLRALGLREMHVSPIMFYGDPSVPGRREWQYGILDAALL from the coding sequence GTGACACAGCAAGACCTTGATAGAGGGCAACCCACCAAGAGTTGTGAGGCTACTGGGAAAGTAGTGCTGGGTGGGGCGCGTCCCTGGCAGATGGAATCGCTCACGATGCAGGATGAGCCACATGTGTCGCAATTGGTCGCTTCGGTGGGCTGGGGCCTTGCACCCGGCCGACTCGGGGCGATGCTGCAGGTAGGGAAAGCTTTCGGGTCATTTGCGGACGGCAGCCTGATTGCGAGCAGTTGTCTCTTTCCGTACGGGCGAGAACTGGCGGCTCTCGGCATGGTCATTGTCCACCCGTTGTGGCAGCGCAAGGGGCTGGGCGCAACCGTTGTGAAGCGCTGTCTGGAGACTGCCGGGGAGCTGGGTGTCAAGCGGATCGGCCTACTCGCGACGGATGCCGGCTATCCACTATATCGCGGGCTTGGGTTTGAAACGATAGACAGGGCTCATCGTTACATCGGGGTGCCAAACCCTGCGGCTCACGATGCGGACAGACAGCGAGACATGGAGATTCTCCCATTTGGCGAAGGGGACTGGATGGATGTCATCCGCATGGATGGCGAAGTCACGGGTGTGGACCGCAGTGAAACTTACAGAGCGTTTCTCAAAACTGTCACGACCACGAGTGTCGCGCGCGCTAATGACGGCCGGCTGCTCGGGTACGGAGCGGCAACTGAAGTTGGGAAGATGTTGGTGATAGGCCCGCTCTACGCCACTGAAATGTCCATTGCGATGGAACTGGTAGTGCATCTGACACAGTCATTTCAAGGAAGGGTTCGGATTGACATCCCTGCTGGACAAAGCGCGTGGATGAGGTCTCTTCGGGCTCTCGGACTTCGGGAAATGCATGTATCCCCGATAATGTTCTACGGTGACCCATCGGTCCCCGGGCGGCGTGAATGGCAATACGGCATCTTGGATGCTGCTCTTTTGTAG
- a CDS encoding MFS transporter: MNGQFPNADTSPDMVGSPRKDGNPHMDVSPDVDANSQTKGSPDVDGGQKVIYEVHLDEYRQSARAVGRRNLVALYGYTATSRLWFDGSLWLIYWQVKGISLFDIGLLEAILHVVCLFVDVPIGIFADRYGWKLSLLASGVFGVVYSVLSLIGHNFLFAALAFAARGVQSTFVNGSDAALAYESARIAGEQERYQRISGRMMAIMLVSMAVAEAAGGALANWSWNAIYIAIIIAHVVSMTVTLFISEPRGLKDVKSAPREESNASRESALTVAKDAIRFAKSSPLFLRWLLFSAVLSGFLATFSFYGQSLLLHSGWSLVGIGILSGFENGFGAVMALSSDRVTRYLGERRTAVVTAFIGGLGLTLFAFVPGVASGVGYLTGSAGGNLADPLIDRKLNDIIPTRQRATLLSANSTAFSLFMIVVFPLFGLLSGRLGLIHAAEIWSVIGVCLIIASALAVRSPLSKVDHTDTV, encoded by the coding sequence TTGAACGGACAGTTCCCTAACGCAGATACGAGCCCGGATATGGTTGGCAGCCCACGCAAGGACGGGAACCCACATATGGATGTGAGCCCGGACGTCGATGCAAACTCACAGACGAAGGGGAGCCCCGACGTCGATGGGGGTCAAAAGGTCATTTATGAAGTCCACCTTGATGAATACAGACAGAGCGCGAGGGCTGTCGGGCGACGGAATTTGGTCGCACTATACGGCTATACTGCGACGTCGAGACTGTGGTTTGACGGCAGTCTGTGGCTTATCTATTGGCAGGTGAAGGGGATATCCTTATTTGACATCGGTCTCCTCGAAGCGATTTTACACGTTGTATGCTTGTTCGTGGACGTGCCGATTGGGATCTTTGCGGATCGCTATGGCTGGAAACTCTCCCTCCTCGCCAGTGGGGTGTTTGGGGTTGTGTACAGTGTTTTGTCCCTGATAGGCCACAACTTCTTGTTTGCAGCTCTGGCATTCGCGGCTCGCGGCGTGCAGAGCACATTTGTCAATGGCAGTGATGCTGCGCTCGCCTACGAGTCGGCGCGAATTGCAGGAGAACAGGAGCGCTATCAGCGCATCTCTGGACGAATGATGGCCATCATGTTGGTTTCCATGGCTGTGGCAGAAGCCGCTGGTGGTGCGCTGGCCAACTGGTCATGGAATGCGATTTACATTGCCATCATCATCGCGCACGTCGTTTCGATGACGGTGACGTTGTTCATCTCTGAACCTCGTGGCCTAAAGGATGTGAAGTCAGCGCCGCGAGAGGAATCAAATGCGTCCCGTGAATCCGCTTTGACCGTCGCAAAAGACGCCATCCGCTTTGCGAAGTCGTCACCATTGTTTCTTAGATGGCTCTTGTTCAGCGCAGTCTTGTCGGGGTTTCTGGCGACGTTTTCGTTCTACGGCCAGTCCCTGTTGTTGCACAGTGGTTGGTCACTCGTGGGGATAGGCATCCTGAGCGGGTTCGAAAACGGGTTTGGTGCGGTCATGGCGCTCTCTTCCGACAGGGTAACCAGGTATTTAGGCGAGCGTCGCACGGCCGTCGTAACAGCCTTCATTGGCGGGCTTGGGCTAACCTTGTTTGCCTTTGTGCCGGGAGTGGCGTCTGGAGTGGGGTACCTTACCGGATCGGCAGGAGGAAACCTTGCCGATCCGCTCATCGACAGGAAGCTCAACGACATCATCCCGACACGCCAGCGGGCTACGCTCCTGTCTGCGAATTCGACGGCATTTTCTCTCTTCATGATTGTGGTGTTTCCGCTGTTTGGGCTGCTCTCGGGAAGATTGGGCCTTATCCACGCGGCGGAGATATGGAGTGTGATTGGCGTCTGTCTCATCATTGCCAGTGCTCTGGCAGTGCGTTCGCCCCTGTCAAAAGTTGACCACACAGATACGGTATAG
- a CDS encoding endonuclease/exonuclease/phosphatase family protein, with protein MHNKNWFLAICTFFVTSLPSPVMAAAREGGASQAVVPQAPSASTSTSTNQTSYTRPVNIMTYNIHFGVGTDGAYDLTRIANVIRHSHADIIGLQEVDVHYSDRSHFEDEISLLATSLHMHYAFAPIYDFSPTTQGAHRRQSGVAVISRYPIVKSYNHLQSRLSTEEANPVLRPMPGFLEAVVQVNQTPVTVYVAHLDYRDDSRVRVVQVCEMMSIISSRSVSTSASKSHGDRPDTVRPQSSDTQVLLGDFNAAPGQPELAPLYKHFQNALVNCRKDCFTFPADKPLWQLDFVMVPSSAHVVRALVPNEPKASDHRPVVTVVRFQKP; from the coding sequence GTGCACAACAAGAACTGGTTTCTAGCGATTTGCACCTTTTTCGTGACGTCTCTGCCGAGTCCCGTGATGGCGGCAGCACGTGAGGGAGGAGCAAGTCAGGCGGTCGTTCCTCAGGCCCCGTCTGCGTCGACGTCCACTTCCACGAATCAGACCTCGTACACGAGACCTGTCAACATCATGACTTATAACATTCACTTTGGAGTCGGTACGGACGGCGCATATGACCTCACTCGTATCGCGAACGTCATTCGCCACTCGCACGCCGACATCATCGGCTTACAAGAGGTGGATGTGCACTACAGCGACAGATCGCATTTTGAGGATGAAATCAGTCTCCTTGCCACATCACTCCACATGCACTATGCATTCGCGCCCATTTATGACTTCTCCCCGACCACTCAAGGAGCGCACAGGCGTCAGTCTGGAGTTGCAGTCATCAGCCGATATCCCATCGTAAAGTCTTACAATCATCTGCAAAGTCGACTCTCGACAGAAGAAGCAAACCCGGTTCTCCGACCCATGCCCGGCTTTCTCGAAGCCGTCGTGCAAGTCAACCAGACCCCTGTCACCGTTTACGTCGCCCATCTCGACTACCGCGATGACAGCCGAGTACGTGTGGTTCAGGTGTGCGAGATGATGTCCATCATATCAAGCCGATCCGTTTCCACATCTGCGTCCAAATCGCATGGGGATAGGCCGGACACGGTTCGTCCTCAGTCTTCAGACACGCAGGTACTTCTCGGTGACTTTAACGCCGCACCGGGACAACCCGAGCTTGCCCCATTGTACAAACATTTTCAGAACGCTCTTGTGAACTGTCGCAAGGACTGTTTCACCTTTCCTGCAGACAAGCCCTTGTGGCAACTTGACTTCGTGATGGTACCCAGTTCGGCGCATGTTGTCCGCGCCTTGGTACCGAATGAGCCGAAGGCTTCCGACCATCGCCCGGTTGTCACCGTTGTCAGATTCCAAAAGCCTTAA
- a CDS encoding SDR family oxidoreductase — MRILVIGGTKFLGRHFVEAALANHHEVTIFHRGQTNTGLFPHVEEILGDRDGQTSLLTARTWDAVVDTCGYVPRVVKQSAETLKAVAKQYTFISSISVYPGFPKSGMDESSTVDVLPEEDANSEDISKYYGPLKALCEQEVTQAFGSHALIIRPGLIVGPNDPTDRFTYWPHRMAEGGEVLVPGDFSRPVQFIDVRDLARFTLHLIEQEASGIYHATGHPLPFSQLLDVCQAVSERDATLVSVDETFLAQQGVQPWIELPLWIGEAAGWPGFMEVSVEKATTHGLQLRPLVETVRDTLAWSDNRPSDTEWKAGMKPDRERELLATWNSVRATYQNP; from the coding sequence ATGAGAATCTTGGTTATCGGCGGTACAAAATTTTTGGGTCGACATTTTGTGGAGGCTGCACTGGCGAACCACCACGAGGTGACTATTTTTCACCGCGGCCAGACCAACACCGGTTTGTTCCCCCATGTGGAGGAAATCCTTGGCGATCGCGATGGTCAAACATCACTCCTCACAGCGCGCACGTGGGATGCGGTCGTTGATACATGCGGGTATGTACCGCGGGTGGTCAAACAATCGGCAGAGACCCTGAAGGCGGTTGCGAAACAGTACACGTTCATCTCGAGCATTTCCGTGTATCCTGGCTTTCCAAAATCCGGGATGGATGAATCCTCAACCGTCGATGTCTTGCCAGAAGAGGATGCAAACAGTGAGGACATCTCCAAGTACTATGGTCCGCTCAAGGCGCTGTGTGAGCAAGAAGTGACACAAGCATTCGGCAGTCACGCGCTCATCATTCGCCCGGGGCTGATTGTTGGTCCGAATGATCCCACGGACAGGTTCACCTACTGGCCGCATCGCATGGCGGAGGGTGGAGAGGTTCTCGTGCCCGGCGACTTCAGCCGGCCGGTGCAGTTTATCGACGTTCGTGATTTGGCTCGGTTCACGCTCCATCTCATCGAACAGGAGGCGTCTGGCATCTACCACGCGACGGGCCATCCGCTGCCGTTCTCGCAACTGCTCGACGTGTGTCAGGCAGTGTCTGAACGCGATGCAACACTTGTCTCGGTGGATGAAACATTTCTCGCGCAACAGGGCGTGCAACCATGGATTGAGCTTCCGCTATGGATTGGTGAGGCCGCCGGGTGGCCAGGTTTTATGGAAGTGAGTGTGGAAAAGGCCACGACACACGGGTTGCAGTTGCGGCCACTGGTGGAGACAGTGCGGGATACGCTGGCTTGGTCCGACAACAGGCCCTCGGACACAGAGTGGAAGGCGGGAATGAAACCGGACCGAGAGAGAGAGCTGCTCGCAACATGGAATTCTGTTCGCGCTACATATCAGAATCCTTGA
- a CDS encoding MgtC/SapB family protein, which yields MPQPWDLVVRLITAGILGAVIGFERKAHLKDAGIRTHFILAIGSALIMVVSKYGFHDMYGITSVSFDPSRIAAQVVSGIGFVGAGMIIFRRNTVLGLTTATGLWATAGVGLAAGSGMYVIAISGTILILIGLTTLKSIEHRFVGRIGSIVVTARDRKGLISDLETTLHEAGLKVQRISITRSEEDDEVEIEVTVRVTKREGSLDALRSSIVRVEGVEQVKMPNVL from the coding sequence ATGCCGCAGCCATGGGACTTGGTGGTAAGGCTTATCACGGCCGGAATTCTTGGTGCAGTCATCGGTTTCGAACGCAAGGCGCACCTCAAGGACGCCGGGATACGCACGCACTTCATTCTTGCCATCGGGTCAGCGCTCATCATGGTGGTTTCAAAGTACGGATTTCACGATATGTACGGCATTACAAGTGTTAGTTTTGACCCCTCCAGAATTGCCGCCCAAGTGGTCAGCGGAATCGGCTTTGTCGGAGCAGGAATGATAATCTTCCGGCGCAACACCGTGCTTGGCCTGACAACAGCCACAGGACTGTGGGCCACGGCAGGGGTTGGTCTAGCGGCCGGATCCGGTATGTACGTCATTGCCATTAGCGGCACCATTCTCATTCTAATTGGTCTCACTACGTTGAAATCGATAGAGCACCGTTTTGTTGGCCGCATCGGATCTATCGTCGTAACGGCCAGGGACCGCAAGGGACTCATCAGCGACCTCGAAACCACGCTGCATGAAGCTGGATTAAAAGTCCAACGCATTTCCATCACACGGTCTGAAGAGGACGATGAAGTCGAGATTGAGGTCACGGTACGCGTCACAAAACGGGAAGGAAGTCTTGATGCGCTGCGCAGTTCAATTGTTCGCGTGGAAGGCGTGGAGCAGGTAAAGATGCCGAACGTGCTGTGA
- a CDS encoding DinB family protein produces MSVVSNGVNYAQQFMTHRAVLQDILNRVPDEKFDFQPWANSMTLGNLALHMVTSADWFAEAVKAGSFGRPEKVEASSMADVRRIVDEYTAKTKATIESLTEAQIEGMVDGKAIFGMDAPGHVWLGSMKDHEVHHKGQMFVYARIAGVEEMPFFLSRNA; encoded by the coding sequence GTGAGTGTTGTGAGCAACGGAGTGAATTATGCGCAGCAGTTTATGACGCATCGAGCTGTGCTGCAGGACATTTTGAATCGCGTCCCTGACGAGAAGTTCGATTTTCAGCCTTGGGCGAATTCCATGACTTTGGGTAATCTGGCGTTACATATGGTCACGAGCGCAGATTGGTTTGCCGAGGCCGTGAAAGCTGGGTCTTTCGGGCGCCCGGAAAAAGTGGAGGCCAGCTCGATGGCAGATGTGCGGCGCATTGTGGATGAGTATACCGCGAAAACGAAAGCCACCATCGAGTCTCTGACAGAGGCGCAAATTGAAGGAATGGTCGACGGCAAGGCGATTTTTGGAATGGATGCACCTGGACACGTGTGGCTTGGCAGTATGAAAGACCACGAGGTCCATCACAAAGGGCAGATGTTTGTCTACGCAAGAATCGCAGGCGTCGAGGAAATGCCGTTCTTTTTGAGCCGCAACGCGTAA
- a CDS encoding aromatic ring-hydroxylating dioxygenase subunit alpha, translating into MLRHAWYAVIPSSDLGSTPVEAIVCATPLVLFRDSFGVPHAFLSQCPHRGCDLSIGTVVGNHLVCPYHGWRFDERGRCVHVPANRSGMKIPDAARLQVYPVCDRVGLTWVYASPIGNNDTLPDLSLFPELGQRDWQYVPFQTSWNANICRVVESVLDVSHLPFVHPETTGEDVCPVVHGPDYFFSTRGIIIHPTPFAPSHPLEPIPAPEGVADRTEIELIFPNHWTIRTPMGDDKWMCTFLTFSPIRPDATKIFGIAMRNFDTDSVFLDDFHVEHTKFVMEQDRAIVERLRPVVPPPLKHESHVPSDAPAIRFRAMLFDALKREIT; encoded by the coding sequence ATGCTGCGGCACGCCTGGTATGCAGTGATTCCTTCTTCAGACTTAGGTAGTACACCGGTCGAAGCCATCGTCTGTGCCACACCTCTCGTGCTGTTTCGAGACTCTTTTGGAGTCCCGCACGCTTTTCTGTCACAATGTCCTCACCGGGGCTGCGACCTGTCCATCGGTACCGTGGTTGGCAATCACCTGGTGTGCCCATACCACGGGTGGCGCTTTGACGAGCGTGGACGGTGTGTGCACGTTCCTGCAAATCGCTCGGGTATGAAAATTCCAGACGCTGCAAGGTTGCAGGTGTATCCGGTTTGCGACAGGGTCGGGCTGACCTGGGTTTATGCCTCGCCCATCGGTAATAATGACACCCTGCCTGATTTGTCGTTGTTTCCGGAACTTGGCCAAAGGGACTGGCAGTACGTACCGTTTCAAACGTCATGGAACGCCAACATCTGCCGCGTCGTCGAGAGTGTTCTTGACGTCTCGCATCTGCCGTTTGTGCACCCGGAAACGACGGGTGAAGACGTCTGTCCGGTTGTTCACGGCCCCGACTACTTCTTTTCAACACGCGGTATCATCATCCACCCGACCCCATTTGCGCCGTCGCACCCCTTGGAGCCCATCCCCGCGCCCGAAGGTGTCGCCGACAGGACGGAGATTGAACTAATATTCCCAAACCACTGGACAATCCGTACGCCAATGGGCGACGACAAATGGATGTGCACATTTCTAACGTTCAGTCCCATCCGTCCAGATGCGACCAAAATATTTGGTATCGCCATGAGGAACTTCGATACGGATTCAGTGTTCCTCGACGACTTTCATGTCGAACACACGAAGTTTGTCATGGAACAGGACCGGGCCATCGTCGAACGCCTACGGCCAGTAGTCCCCCCTCCGTTAAAGCACGAGTCCCATGTTCCGTCAGACGCCCCAGCCATTCGTTTTCGTGCGATGCTGTTTGACGCCTTGAAGCGGGAGATCACCTGA
- a CDS encoding GNAT family N-acetyltransferase, whose amino-acid sequence MEVGALEIRFASHDDLSDIARVNVDVWQSTYRGLMSDDFLDSLSYDASRERFARMLSRTDTPSFVVAADTGDGIVGYAHAGASRERSLAPDIDGELYGLYLLPSYHRQGVGRKLVKAAATELAERGYRSMVVVVFTDNQNGRQFYEAMGAKPLIERIAGIRGEFVKELLYVFEDVTEVGMKG is encoded by the coding sequence ATGGAGGTGGGAGCACTGGAGATTCGATTCGCCTCGCACGATGACCTCTCCGATATCGCGCGGGTCAATGTCGATGTGTGGCAATCAACATATCGCGGCCTTATGTCAGACGACTTCCTTGATTCGCTTTCATACGACGCGTCGCGAGAACGTTTTGCACGAATGCTGTCGCGAACCGACACCCCGTCCTTTGTCGTGGCTGCGGATACTGGCGACGGAATTGTCGGTTACGCGCATGCAGGTGCGTCACGAGAGCGGAGTCTTGCCCCGGATATTGACGGCGAACTCTACGGGCTATATCTTTTGCCGTCATACCATCGCCAGGGAGTGGGGAGAAAACTGGTGAAGGCCGCTGCAACAGAGCTGGCAGAGAGAGGCTACCGGTCAATGGTCGTTGTGGTCTTTACGGATAATCAAAACGGTCGACAATTCTACGAAGCCATGGGGGCAAAACCGCTCATCGAACGCATCGCGGGCATCAGGGGAGAGTTCGTCAAGGAACTCCTCTATGTCTTCGAGGACGTCACGGAGGTTGGTATGAAGGGCTGA
- the ric gene encoding iron-sulfur cluster repair di-iron protein, whose product MAAVVAEMLKMEMTRMFGTNSKLGDIVTTYPEAGTIFKGYKVDYCCKGDRTVAEAVQGTDIHIEQLLKELNAGYETARADAASTTDWTDESFDKLISHVVNTHHAYLQKTLPILGELTTKILRVHGKNHLDTLSPLHRTFHTFKMDIEQHMIKEETDIFPLIIEYQETGDVDILRKVLTHIEVLEQEHTESGDLLKQMRVVTNDYYVPDDACGTYSYTFQKLAELEEDMFRHVHLENNIMFPRLERLA is encoded by the coding sequence ATGGCCGCGGTAGTTGCAGAAATGCTGAAGATGGAGATGACCAGAATGTTTGGCACAAACAGCAAACTCGGAGACATCGTCACCACGTACCCGGAGGCCGGAACGATATTCAAAGGTTACAAGGTGGATTATTGCTGCAAAGGAGACAGGACTGTAGCTGAAGCGGTGCAGGGCACGGACATTCACATCGAGCAGTTGCTGAAGGAATTAAATGCTGGATACGAAACAGCTCGCGCGGATGCCGCATCCACTACGGACTGGACGGATGAGTCGTTTGACAAATTGATTTCGCATGTGGTCAATACCCACCATGCCTATCTGCAAAAGACGTTGCCGATTCTCGGCGAACTGACCACAAAAATCTTACGCGTACACGGGAAAAATCATCTTGACACGCTTTCTCCGTTACACCGGACGTTCCATACATTCAAGATGGACATCGAACAACACATGATTAAGGAAGAAACGGATATTTTTCCGCTCATCATTGAGTATCAAGAGACAGGAGACGTAGATATCCTACGGAAGGTTCTCACTCATATTGAAGTTCTAGAGCAAGAACACACTGAATCAGGTGACTTGCTCAAGCAAATGCGGGTCGTCACGAATGACTACTACGTTCCCGACGATGCCTGTGGAACTTACAGCTACACGTTTCAGAAGTTAGCCGAACTCGAAGAAGACATGTTTCGTCACGTGCACCTCGAGAATAACATCATGTTTCCGCGGTTAGAGCGGCTCGCCTGA
- a CDS encoding methyltransferase domain-containing protein, with the protein MSEENVRAEKMSEQQMSAEKISEQKQLVQEQFGRVARAYVDSAMHNNQTALEAVVAAVDPHADWLVLDVATGGGHVAKALAGMVKHVVASDLTPRMLAEARSHIRDVSGIDNVSYVTADAEQLPFLSDTFDAVTCRIAPHHFPNPRQFVQEVARVLKPGGRFVLVDNIVPEDGALAAWYNTVEHLRDRSHIRCAPATQWQEWIAAAGLVFERGQASWKKFEFESWALRMVTSEQQYREVLEYIQSAPKAAADYFQVEFVEGKVLSFQGLEWLAVSHKP; encoded by the coding sequence ATGAGCGAAGAGAACGTACGTGCCGAGAAGATGAGCGAACAACAGATGAGTGCAGAGAAGATAAGCGAGCAAAAGCAACTGGTGCAAGAGCAGTTCGGCAGGGTGGCAAGAGCTTACGTCGACAGCGCAATGCATAACAACCAGACAGCACTTGAAGCGGTCGTTGCAGCCGTAGACCCTCACGCAGACTGGCTTGTACTCGATGTTGCCACGGGCGGCGGGCACGTTGCCAAGGCTTTAGCTGGCATGGTGAAGCACGTCGTGGCAAGCGACTTGACACCTAGGATGCTTGCCGAGGCCCGGAGCCATATTCGCGATGTAAGTGGAATTGACAACGTTTCTTATGTCACCGCGGACGCAGAACAGCTGCCTTTTCTGTCCGACACGTTTGACGCAGTCACGTGCCGGATTGCTCCGCATCACTTTCCGAATCCGAGACAGTTTGTCCAAGAAGTCGCCCGCGTGTTAAAACCAGGGGGCAGGTTTGTCTTGGTAGACAACATTGTTCCCGAAGATGGAGCACTCGCAGCTTGGTACAACACCGTCGAGCATCTGCGCGACAGGAGCCACATTCGCTGTGCACCGGCGACGCAGTGGCAGGAATGGATAGCGGCTGCTGGGCTCGTTTTTGAGAGGGGACAGGCATCCTGGAAGAAGTTTGAGTTTGAGAGTTGGGCTTTGCGGATGGTGACATCCGAACAGCAGTACCGCGAAGTATTGGAGTACATTCAAAGTGCCCCGAAAGCGGCAGCTGACTATTTTCAGGTGGAATTCGTTGAGGGTAAGGTTTTGTCCTTTCAAGGCCTCGAGTGGCTCGCTGTCAGCCACAAACCTTAA
- a CDS encoding YcaQ family DNA glycosylase: MSSIDYSGHSSCHLSSPCQPLWLVEICGRRRSAAALQLGNFYSDNETIPPSTRNIRQQRRATPDDVLQLISHLECVQIDPVAAVARNQHLVLGARLPGYQPELLNQLLEQHQVFEYIANAACVLPMVDYPLIQGIRRRFEAALAAEISKYQEVAAEVLRRLSREGALPASAFETNDKVHGYWDNQAPKTKATSHVLNLLNDTGTIRVVKRDGNTRFFDLAEYTIPQSIWQDAKGIETHDAERLLMEKYMRAYRIFDLSDSRFGWARWKAAERKAALSPYLSRGAVIPLAIEGCKTEYYILAEDVDELCAIERKMLLGQERSVTVPRKATSVTVAGRDIRFLPPLDNLLWRRGRVLDLFSFDYKWEIYTPVEKRTYGYYTMPILAGDRLIGRIDPKLDRTRGVLEIQSIYLEPAVRPTKLLAEALETGLRRFARLHGAKDIDTDVTTGTATDITTGVTTGTATDTTTGAAIDISAMRKR; this comes from the coding sequence TTGTCGTCCATCGATTATTCCGGGCACAGCAGCTGTCATCTGTCATCCCCCTGTCAGCCGCTGTGGCTTGTCGAGATTTGCGGACGTCGAAGGAGTGCAGCCGCGCTGCAGCTCGGCAACTTTTACTCAGACAACGAAACCATCCCGCCGTCAACCCGAAACATTCGGCAGCAGCGACGTGCGACGCCTGACGACGTCCTGCAACTCATTTCGCACCTGGAGTGTGTCCAAATTGACCCTGTTGCGGCCGTTGCGCGCAATCAGCATCTGGTACTCGGAGCGAGGCTGCCGGGATACCAACCTGAGCTTTTGAATCAGCTGCTCGAACAACATCAGGTCTTCGAGTACATCGCGAACGCAGCGTGTGTACTGCCGATGGTAGACTACCCTTTGATTCAGGGCATAAGAAGACGCTTCGAGGCGGCGCTGGCGGCCGAGATTAGCAAGTACCAGGAAGTGGCCGCTGAAGTACTCAGACGATTGAGTCGAGAAGGTGCACTTCCGGCAAGCGCTTTTGAGACAAACGACAAGGTCCATGGCTATTGGGATAATCAAGCACCGAAAACAAAGGCCACTTCGCACGTCTTAAACCTACTCAACGATACCGGCACCATTCGAGTGGTTAAACGCGATGGAAACACCCGCTTTTTCGATCTCGCTGAGTACACCATCCCACAGTCCATCTGGCAAGATGCAAAGGGGATTGAGACTCATGACGCTGAGCGGTTGTTGATGGAGAAATACATGCGGGCGTATCGCATTTTTGACCTCTCGGACAGCCGGTTTGGCTGGGCCCGGTGGAAGGCTGCAGAGCGCAAGGCTGCCCTCTCCCCGTACCTCTCTCGGGGAGCCGTCATTCCTTTGGCGATTGAGGGCTGCAAGACGGAGTATTACATCCTGGCCGAAGATGTAGACGAACTCTGTGCCATTGAACGAAAGATGCTTCTCGGGCAGGAGCGGAGCGTGACGGTGCCAAGGAAGGCAACTTCGGTCACTGTTGCCGGTCGGGATATTCGCTTCTTACCTCCACTTGACAACCTTCTGTGGCGGCGGGGTCGCGTCTTGGACCTGTTTTCCTTTGATTACAAGTGGGAAATCTACACACCTGTGGAAAAGCGGACGTACGGGTATTACACTATGCCAATTCTTGCAGGTGACCGCTTGATTGGTCGCATTGACCCAAAACTAGACAGAACCCGGGGTGTCCTCGAGATTCAAAGTATTTACCTCGAACCAGCAGTTCGTCCAACCAAGCTGCTTGCAGAGGCTTTGGAGACCGGGCTTCGGAGATTTGCTCGGTTGCACGGTGCCAAGGATATTGACACGGACGTCACCACGGGCACCGCCACGGACATCACCACGGGCGTCACCACGGGCACCGCCACGGACACAACGACGGGCGCAGCGATAGACATCTCAGCAATGAGGAAACGATGA